The following are encoded in a window of Hemitrygon akajei chromosome 24, sHemAka1.3, whole genome shotgun sequence genomic DNA:
- the LOC140716091 gene encoding metalloproteinase inhibitor 4-like, with translation MRRGLLVLLAAVLGSLWERSQVEACSCGPAHPQQHVCHSDVVVKGKVVSSELISGDNSQWIRYELQQQKVFKGLEKMNPVQYVYSPYTDYLCGLVIQPENLNEDYLLSGNIDSDGRLYVTLCGFNKPWAEVTAAQKMGLNGTYEASCECAIISCHALPCSLTADDQCLWTDGLFFRDWAGTQAKRFACQPRQSGLCHWEALKARSSKRSARAKRH, from the exons ATGAGGCGAGGACTGCTTGTGCTACTGGCCGCCGTACTGGGCAGCCTGTGGGAGAGGTCGCAGGTCGAGGCCTGCAGCTGTGGGCCCGCTCACCCCCAGCAACATGTCTGCCACTCCGACGTGG TCGTCAAGGGGAAGGTGGTCTCCTCGGAGCTGATTAGCGGGGACAATTCTCAGTGGATCCGATATGAACTCCAACAGCAGAAG GTGTTCAAGGGGCTCGAGAAGATGAATCCAGTTCAATATGTCTACTCTCCCTACACAGACTACCTCTGTGGGTTGGTTATACAGCCAGAAAACCTGAACGAGGATTACCTTCTGTCAG GCAATATTGACAGCGATGGGAGGCTCTACGTCACCCTCTGCGGGTTCAACAAGCCGTGGGCGGAAGTCACAGCAGCACAGAAAATGGGACTGAACGGGACGTACGAGGCCAGCTGTGAATGCGCG ATCATCAGCTGCCATGCCCTCCCCTGCAGCCTGACTGCGGATGACCAGTGCCTCTGGACGGATGGGCTCTTCTTCAGAGACTGGGCAGGCACCCAGGCAAAGCGGTTTGCCTGCCAGCCGCGTCAGTCCGGCCTCTGCCACTGGGAGGCGCTCAAGGCACGTTCCAGCAAACGCTCCGCCCGGGCAAAAAGACATTGA